The following proteins are encoded in a genomic region of Cataglyphis hispanica isolate Lineage 1 chromosome 1, ULB_Chis1_1.0, whole genome shotgun sequence:
- the LOC126853757 gene encoding aminopeptidase N-like isoform X1: MAHLTLLLNGIIIFLIVMVYSSDEDALKSLTNTVPKHYNIKLILQIEENTFIGQCQIKIKILKTTHEISMFSEKMSIMQSELVTPFFDETMDTFKIYNELRHSYDYDKNMFTLYFKEELSPGFYTLHINYSSIFNDGGFQRIFYFSEVGKIWLSATFFQPIWARRIFPCWGSSKTTFDIIIHHPQEYSVLSNMPVRAISFPQVRFNHSAEDNLQWSYITSTPAMSPFRLSIIVSNFIRNYIYGDDIPSMMAYGNLWCEERSISSLQFAQAIIKNVTLYLEKEADIWKYLHKFPKVSYVIIPNFQPLNNSMANLGIVIYNEADVVYIEGKDSIGCKYNAIRVIGYEIIREWFDNTINPFWKPKSWLSKGFTTFFTTFILNQSLPNSRIMDLFVVHFHQESLHFDVDDRMLSHTYREIKTIPVKIANYVKAPVIFRMLQYVFDIDIFWRGIHTYLYKKEHNPDNFWETLKNIYDKINKGSSDIKEMMYPWSKQKGYPVLNILKHDSNSVNISIENLDKTNEDRWIPVSYTTETDANFNDPAPLLWLQPPKKPFNHPYIHYFILTLKYREDGWVIFNIQQTGYYRVNYDDAYWLKIAVYLNSENYRKIHVLNRAQIIDDAFHFLLLNKLKPDTFWELTKYLSQETDYIAWYPMFKVIQYISNSFSFLEIGEYYIKEQLKKMLDGLLQIIKYEEKSTDDDFTKALRQEAMQWACFLKLFNCLTMANNQLKQHLEFSTKLSPWWKKWTYCYGLETADNTTWHQMLNKITGVNEQILYFLTCSNHLVEINNYVLTSYTKDDAVELDYKAPQYNTYDNKSSVSLVSYNRIITQYALRHFVFTIANNTRNSKTFKNLLVDFENITPSQVTMPVAFLILINNIYSNQQLDAVSLFNYEYNIYLLLYLVLITLEIMSCPIDFYSERINYQMLKILFQVFSFFQSVEKYQIYNIHDKIRTRKSQLNNRILLLNSIKPINRSHLEV, encoded by the exons ATGGCACACCTAACACTGTTATTAAATGgcattataatattccttATCGTAATGGTTTATTCTTCCGATGAAGATGCATTGAAATCATTAACTAACACAGTACCGAAACATTATAACATCAAGCTGATATTACAAATCGAAGAAAATACTTTCATCGGCCAATgccagattaaaataaaaattcttaaaacgACCCACGAAATAAGCatgttttcagaaaaaatgAGCATAATGCAATCAGAATTAGTAACTCCATTTTTTGACGAAACTATGGATacatttaagatttataatgaACTCCGACATTCGTatgattatgataaaaatatgttcaccctttattttaaagaagaattatCACCAGGATTTTACACCCTGCATATAAACTATAGTTCTATATTTAATGACGGAGGCTTTCAGCGAATTTTCTATTTCAGCGAAGTCGGAAAAAT ATGGTTGTCCGCAACATTTTTCCAGCCAATATGGGCTCGACGAATATTTCCATGTTGGGGCTCGTCAAAAACCACTTTCGATATTATCATACATCATCCTCAAGAATATTCGGTTTTGTCAAATATGCCGGTACGAGCAATCTCCTTTCCTCAGGTCAGGTTTAATCATTCGGCTGAAGATAACTTGCAATGGTCATATATCACAAGCACTCCTGCAATGTCCCCCTTTCGCTTATCAATTattgtttctaattttattcgcaATTACATTTATGGAGATGATATTCCTAGCATGATGGCATATGGTAACTTATGGTGCGAGGAACGATCAATAAGTTCCTTACAATTTGCACaggcaattattaaaaatgtcacattatatttagaaaaagaagcaGATATTTGGAAGTATTTGCATAAGTTTCCAAAAGTAAGTTATGTCATAATTCCAAATTTTCAACCGCTAAATAATAGCATGGCAAATTTGGGAATCGTTATTTACAA tgaaGCAGATGTTGTGTACATTGAGGGAAAAGACTCGATTGGATGCAAATATAACGCAATACGTGTAATAGGATATGAAATAATACGAGAATGGTttgataatacaataaatccaTTTTGGAAACCTAAGTCATGGCTGAGTAAAGGTTTTACTACGTTTTTTACAACGTTTATCCTCAATCag AGCCTGCCAAATTCCCGGATAATGGATTTGTTCGTAGTCCATTTTCACCAAGAGTCACTTCATTTTGACGTTGATGATAGGATGTTGTCTCATACTTATCGAGAAATCAAAACCATCCCGGTTAAAATAGCTAATTATGTCAAAG CACCAGTTATATTCCGCATGTTGCAATATGTAtttgatatagatatattttggcGGGGTAtccatacatatttatataaaaa GGAGCATAATCCCGATAATTTCTGGGAaactctaaaaaatatttatgacaaaataaataaaggatcatcagatataaaagaaatgatgTATCCTTGGTCAAAACAAAAGGGATATCCTgtgttgaatatattaaaacatgatTCGAATAGcgtaaatatatcgatagaaAATCTTGATAAAACGAATGAAGATCGATGGATACCTGTCAGCTATACCACAGAGACAGATGCGAATTTTAATGATCCTGCGCCACTTCTTTGGTTGCAACCACCAAAAAAACCGTTTAATCACCCATATATtcactattttatattgactTTGAAATACAGAGAGGATGGCTGggttatatttaacatacaaCAGACTG GATATTATCGCGTCAACTACGATGATGCGTATTGGCTTAAAATTGCTGTATATCTGAACAGTGagaattatcgaaaaatacatGTTCTGAATCGTGCTCAAATCATCGATGATGCATTTCATTTTCTGTTATTAAACAAACTAAAACCTGACACATTCTGGGAACTTACGAAATACCTATCACAAGAGACAGATTACATAGCATGGTATCCTATGTTTAAAGTTATTCAATAcatatcaaattctttttcatttctagAAATaggagaatattatattaag GaacaattaaagaaaatgctGGATGGACTCCTTCAGATTATAAAATACGAAGAAAAATCTACGGACGATGATTTTACTAAAGCTTTAAGGCAAGAAGCTATGCAATGGGCATGCTTTCTTAAACTGTTCAATTGCCTAACAATGGCCAACAATCAATTGAAACAACATCTCGAATTCTCTACAAA ACTTTCGCCGTGGTGGAAGAAATGGACTTATTGTTATGGTTTGGAAACGGCCGACAATACGACTTGGCACCAAATGCTGAATAAAATAACAGGAGTTaatgaacaaattttatattttttaacttgctCAAATCATCTGGTTGAGATaaacaattatgtattaaCATCATATACAAAAGATGATGCCGTTGAGCTTGATTATAAGGCTCcacaatataatacatatgataaCAAATCATCTGTATCTCTTGTATCGTATAATCGTATAATAACTCAATACGCATTAAGGCATTTTGTTTTTACTATTGCGAATAATACaagaaatagtaaaacattcaagaatttattagttgatttcgaaaatataacaCCCAG TCAAGTTACAATGCCTGTAGCATTTctcattcttattaataatatatattctaatcaaCAACTTGATGCggtaagtttatttaattatgaatataacatatatttattattgtatcttGTCTTAATTACGCTAGAAATTATGTCATGTCCGATCGATTTTTATAGTGAGAGAATAAATTAccaaatgttgaaaattttgtttcaggTATTCAGTTTTTTCCAAAGTGTcgagaaatatcaaatttataatatacatgataaaataagaaCACGTAAGAGTCAACTTAATAATCGTATACTATTACTTAATAGCATAAAACCAATCAATAGAAGTCATTTAGAAGTataa
- the LOC126853757 gene encoding aminopeptidase N-like isoform X2: MAHLTLLLNGIIIFLIVMVYSSDEDALKSLTNTVPKHYNIKLILQIEENTFIGQCQIKIKILKTTHEISMFSEKMSIMQSELVTPFFDETMDTFKIYNELRHSYDYDKNMFTLYFKEELSPGFYTLHINYSSIFNDGGFQRIFYFSEVGKIWLSATFFQPIWARRIFPCWGSSKTTFDIIIHHPQEYSVLSNMPVRAISFPQVRFNHSAEDNLQWSYITSTPAMSPFRLSIIVSNFIRNYIYGDDIPSMMAYGNLWCEERSISSLQFAQAIIKNVTLYLEKEADIWKYLHKFPKVSYVIIPNFQPLNNSMANLGIVIYNEADVVYIEGKDSIGCKYNAIRVIGYEIIREWFDNTINPFWKPKSWLSKGFTTFFTTFILNQSLPNSRIMDLFVVHFHQESLHFDVDDRMLSHTYREIKTIPVKIANYVKAPVIFRMLQYVFDIDIFWRGIHTYLYKKEHNPDNFWETLKNIYDKINKGSSDIKEMMYPWSKQKGYPVLNILKHDSNSVNISIENLDKTNEDRWIPVSYTTETDANFNDPAPLLWLQPPKKPFNHPYIHYFILTLKYREDGWVIFNIQQTGYYRVNYDDAYWLKIAVYLNSENYRKIHVLNRAQIIDDAFHFLLLNKLKPDTFWELTKYLSQETDYIAWYPMFKVIQYISNSFSFLEIGEYYIKEQLKKMLDGLLQIIKYEEKSTDDDFTKALRQEAMQWACFLKLFNCLTMANNQLKQHLEFSTKLSPWWKKWTYCYGLETADNTTWHQMLNKITGVNEQILYFLTCSNHLVEINNYVLTSYTKDDAVELDYKAPQYNTYDNKSSVSLVSYNRIITQYALRHFVFTIANNTRNSKTFKNLLVDFENITPSQVTMPVAFLILINNIYSNQQLDAVFSFFQSVEKYQIYNIHDKIRTRKSQLNNRILLLNSIKPINRSHLEV; this comes from the exons ATGGCACACCTAACACTGTTATTAAATGgcattataatattccttATCGTAATGGTTTATTCTTCCGATGAAGATGCATTGAAATCATTAACTAACACAGTACCGAAACATTATAACATCAAGCTGATATTACAAATCGAAGAAAATACTTTCATCGGCCAATgccagattaaaataaaaattcttaaaacgACCCACGAAATAAGCatgttttcagaaaaaatgAGCATAATGCAATCAGAATTAGTAACTCCATTTTTTGACGAAACTATGGATacatttaagatttataatgaACTCCGACATTCGTatgattatgataaaaatatgttcaccctttattttaaagaagaattatCACCAGGATTTTACACCCTGCATATAAACTATAGTTCTATATTTAATGACGGAGGCTTTCAGCGAATTTTCTATTTCAGCGAAGTCGGAAAAAT ATGGTTGTCCGCAACATTTTTCCAGCCAATATGGGCTCGACGAATATTTCCATGTTGGGGCTCGTCAAAAACCACTTTCGATATTATCATACATCATCCTCAAGAATATTCGGTTTTGTCAAATATGCCGGTACGAGCAATCTCCTTTCCTCAGGTCAGGTTTAATCATTCGGCTGAAGATAACTTGCAATGGTCATATATCACAAGCACTCCTGCAATGTCCCCCTTTCGCTTATCAATTattgtttctaattttattcgcaATTACATTTATGGAGATGATATTCCTAGCATGATGGCATATGGTAACTTATGGTGCGAGGAACGATCAATAAGTTCCTTACAATTTGCACaggcaattattaaaaatgtcacattatatttagaaaaagaagcaGATATTTGGAAGTATTTGCATAAGTTTCCAAAAGTAAGTTATGTCATAATTCCAAATTTTCAACCGCTAAATAATAGCATGGCAAATTTGGGAATCGTTATTTACAA tgaaGCAGATGTTGTGTACATTGAGGGAAAAGACTCGATTGGATGCAAATATAACGCAATACGTGTAATAGGATATGAAATAATACGAGAATGGTttgataatacaataaatccaTTTTGGAAACCTAAGTCATGGCTGAGTAAAGGTTTTACTACGTTTTTTACAACGTTTATCCTCAATCag AGCCTGCCAAATTCCCGGATAATGGATTTGTTCGTAGTCCATTTTCACCAAGAGTCACTTCATTTTGACGTTGATGATAGGATGTTGTCTCATACTTATCGAGAAATCAAAACCATCCCGGTTAAAATAGCTAATTATGTCAAAG CACCAGTTATATTCCGCATGTTGCAATATGTAtttgatatagatatattttggcGGGGTAtccatacatatttatataaaaa GGAGCATAATCCCGATAATTTCTGGGAaactctaaaaaatatttatgacaaaataaataaaggatcatcagatataaaagaaatgatgTATCCTTGGTCAAAACAAAAGGGATATCCTgtgttgaatatattaaaacatgatTCGAATAGcgtaaatatatcgatagaaAATCTTGATAAAACGAATGAAGATCGATGGATACCTGTCAGCTATACCACAGAGACAGATGCGAATTTTAATGATCCTGCGCCACTTCTTTGGTTGCAACCACCAAAAAAACCGTTTAATCACCCATATATtcactattttatattgactTTGAAATACAGAGAGGATGGCTGggttatatttaacatacaaCAGACTG GATATTATCGCGTCAACTACGATGATGCGTATTGGCTTAAAATTGCTGTATATCTGAACAGTGagaattatcgaaaaatacatGTTCTGAATCGTGCTCAAATCATCGATGATGCATTTCATTTTCTGTTATTAAACAAACTAAAACCTGACACATTCTGGGAACTTACGAAATACCTATCACAAGAGACAGATTACATAGCATGGTATCCTATGTTTAAAGTTATTCAATAcatatcaaattctttttcatttctagAAATaggagaatattatattaag GaacaattaaagaaaatgctGGATGGACTCCTTCAGATTATAAAATACGAAGAAAAATCTACGGACGATGATTTTACTAAAGCTTTAAGGCAAGAAGCTATGCAATGGGCATGCTTTCTTAAACTGTTCAATTGCCTAACAATGGCCAACAATCAATTGAAACAACATCTCGAATTCTCTACAAA ACTTTCGCCGTGGTGGAAGAAATGGACTTATTGTTATGGTTTGGAAACGGCCGACAATACGACTTGGCACCAAATGCTGAATAAAATAACAGGAGTTaatgaacaaattttatattttttaacttgctCAAATCATCTGGTTGAGATaaacaattatgtattaaCATCATATACAAAAGATGATGCCGTTGAGCTTGATTATAAGGCTCcacaatataatacatatgataaCAAATCATCTGTATCTCTTGTATCGTATAATCGTATAATAACTCAATACGCATTAAGGCATTTTGTTTTTACTATTGCGAATAATACaagaaatagtaaaacattcaagaatttattagttgatttcgaaaatataacaCCCAG TCAAGTTACAATGCCTGTAGCATTTctcattcttattaataatatatattctaatcaaCAACTTGATGCg gTATTCAGTTTTTTCCAAAGTGTcgagaaatatcaaatttataatatacatgataaaataagaaCACGTAAGAGTCAACTTAATAATCGTATACTATTACTTAATAGCATAAAACCAATCAATAGAAGTCATTTAGAAGTataa
- the LOC126853757 gene encoding aminopeptidase N-like isoform X3: MPVRAISFPQVRFNHSAEDNLQWSYITSTPAMSPFRLSIIVSNFIRNYIYGDDIPSMMAYGNLWCEERSISSLQFAQAIIKNVTLYLEKEADIWKYLHKFPKVSYVIIPNFQPLNNSMANLGIVIYNEADVVYIEGKDSIGCKYNAIRVIGYEIIREWFDNTINPFWKPKSWLSKGFTTFFTTFILNQSLPNSRIMDLFVVHFHQESLHFDVDDRMLSHTYREIKTIPVKIANYVKAPVIFRMLQYVFDIDIFWRGIHTYLYKKEHNPDNFWETLKNIYDKINKGSSDIKEMMYPWSKQKGYPVLNILKHDSNSVNISIENLDKTNEDRWIPVSYTTETDANFNDPAPLLWLQPPKKPFNHPYIHYFILTLKYREDGWVIFNIQQTGYYRVNYDDAYWLKIAVYLNSENYRKIHVLNRAQIIDDAFHFLLLNKLKPDTFWELTKYLSQETDYIAWYPMFKVIQYISNSFSFLEIGEYYIKEQLKKMLDGLLQIIKYEEKSTDDDFTKALRQEAMQWACFLKLFNCLTMANNQLKQHLEFSTKLSPWWKKWTYCYGLETADNTTWHQMLNKITGVNEQILYFLTCSNHLVEINNYVLTSYTKDDAVELDYKAPQYNTYDNKSSVSLVSYNRIITQYALRHFVFTIANNTRNSKTFKNLLVDFENITPSQVTMPVAFLILINNIYSNQQLDAVSLFNYEYNIYLLLYLVLITLEIMSCPIDFYSERINYQMLKILFQVFSFFQSVEKYQIYNIHDKIRTRKSQLNNRILLLNSIKPINRSHLEV, from the exons ATGCCGGTACGAGCAATCTCCTTTCCTCAGGTCAGGTTTAATCATTCGGCTGAAGATAACTTGCAATGGTCATATATCACAAGCACTCCTGCAATGTCCCCCTTTCGCTTATCAATTattgtttctaattttattcgcaATTACATTTATGGAGATGATATTCCTAGCATGATGGCATATGGTAACTTATGGTGCGAGGAACGATCAATAAGTTCCTTACAATTTGCACaggcaattattaaaaatgtcacattatatttagaaaaagaagcaGATATTTGGAAGTATTTGCATAAGTTTCCAAAAGTAAGTTATGTCATAATTCCAAATTTTCAACCGCTAAATAATAGCATGGCAAATTTGGGAATCGTTATTTACAA tgaaGCAGATGTTGTGTACATTGAGGGAAAAGACTCGATTGGATGCAAATATAACGCAATACGTGTAATAGGATATGAAATAATACGAGAATGGTttgataatacaataaatccaTTTTGGAAACCTAAGTCATGGCTGAGTAAAGGTTTTACTACGTTTTTTACAACGTTTATCCTCAATCag AGCCTGCCAAATTCCCGGATAATGGATTTGTTCGTAGTCCATTTTCACCAAGAGTCACTTCATTTTGACGTTGATGATAGGATGTTGTCTCATACTTATCGAGAAATCAAAACCATCCCGGTTAAAATAGCTAATTATGTCAAAG CACCAGTTATATTCCGCATGTTGCAATATGTAtttgatatagatatattttggcGGGGTAtccatacatatttatataaaaa GGAGCATAATCCCGATAATTTCTGGGAaactctaaaaaatatttatgacaaaataaataaaggatcatcagatataaaagaaatgatgTATCCTTGGTCAAAACAAAAGGGATATCCTgtgttgaatatattaaaacatgatTCGAATAGcgtaaatatatcgatagaaAATCTTGATAAAACGAATGAAGATCGATGGATACCTGTCAGCTATACCACAGAGACAGATGCGAATTTTAATGATCCTGCGCCACTTCTTTGGTTGCAACCACCAAAAAAACCGTTTAATCACCCATATATtcactattttatattgactTTGAAATACAGAGAGGATGGCTGggttatatttaacatacaaCAGACTG GATATTATCGCGTCAACTACGATGATGCGTATTGGCTTAAAATTGCTGTATATCTGAACAGTGagaattatcgaaaaatacatGTTCTGAATCGTGCTCAAATCATCGATGATGCATTTCATTTTCTGTTATTAAACAAACTAAAACCTGACACATTCTGGGAACTTACGAAATACCTATCACAAGAGACAGATTACATAGCATGGTATCCTATGTTTAAAGTTATTCAATAcatatcaaattctttttcatttctagAAATaggagaatattatattaag GaacaattaaagaaaatgctGGATGGACTCCTTCAGATTATAAAATACGAAGAAAAATCTACGGACGATGATTTTACTAAAGCTTTAAGGCAAGAAGCTATGCAATGGGCATGCTTTCTTAAACTGTTCAATTGCCTAACAATGGCCAACAATCAATTGAAACAACATCTCGAATTCTCTACAAA ACTTTCGCCGTGGTGGAAGAAATGGACTTATTGTTATGGTTTGGAAACGGCCGACAATACGACTTGGCACCAAATGCTGAATAAAATAACAGGAGTTaatgaacaaattttatattttttaacttgctCAAATCATCTGGTTGAGATaaacaattatgtattaaCATCATATACAAAAGATGATGCCGTTGAGCTTGATTATAAGGCTCcacaatataatacatatgataaCAAATCATCTGTATCTCTTGTATCGTATAATCGTATAATAACTCAATACGCATTAAGGCATTTTGTTTTTACTATTGCGAATAATACaagaaatagtaaaacattcaagaatttattagttgatttcgaaaatataacaCCCAG TCAAGTTACAATGCCTGTAGCATTTctcattcttattaataatatatattctaatcaaCAACTTGATGCggtaagtttatttaattatgaatataacatatatttattattgtatcttGTCTTAATTACGCTAGAAATTATGTCATGTCCGATCGATTTTTATAGTGAGAGAATAAATTAccaaatgttgaaaattttgtttcaggTATTCAGTTTTTTCCAAAGTGTcgagaaatatcaaatttataatatacatgataaaataagaaCACGTAAGAGTCAACTTAATAATCGTATACTATTACTTAATAGCATAAAACCAATCAATAGAAGTCATTTAGAAGTataa